From the Leishmania panamensis strain MHOM/PA/94/PSC-1 chromosome 31 sequence genome, one window contains:
- a CDS encoding hypothetical protein (TriTrypDB/GeneDB-style sysID: LpmP.31.2600) has product MSAQPYSGLRSTTPPLYYRRPEGTAPSYYTVPAREVEGLRIPSFLPAAAMGSGVPTTVASEFPRTSTSLLPSADRSSVNRAPTAMTTAPTPSSRLSGYAMPSVVNPYSQGTSQQLAMAHVAEPVNPSSYLQQANAMSRWSCQPPPVQQPQYPTLDPVAARVAAIDAEEAAMAEEEMVLRAKLVELQVERKRQEEEQLYLSHGWAQMLENEERYYTEPVIDLRPDIMAREQQCAMLHNHLQQVEAQAQHAQSQLQGTEYILRDAESFEQERRRVQDAFQDVERRRRECVARAERYFDVETKRVVEGNKAMRKLDSQLHEMTQHGLLAQLQDNNRHLSSGRRSASRAVTFAPDKSIVLDLGYEESASSAEPVTIDDESCGVTSSYTSAHGTAPQDEGNSAYAFCGLPDEDIGGTSVAFSLNDTKDSLMKRRKVEIASV; this is encoded by the coding sequence ATGTCGGCTCAGCCGTACTCTGGGCTGCGGTCCACCACACCGCCGCTGTACTACCGTAGACCCGAGGGCACCGCGCCGTCCTACTACACAGTTCCAGCAAGGGAGGTTGAGGGACTGCGcatcccctccttcctccctgcTGCCGCTATGGGCTCCGGAGTACCCACCACCGTAGCCAGTGAGTTCCCACGGACCAGTACGAGTCTGCTTCCCTCAGCGGATCGCAGCTCTGTTAATCGCGCTCCTACTGCGATGACCACGGCGCCGACGCCGTCTTCACGCCTCTCTGGCTACGCCATGCCCTCAGTGGTGAACCCCTACTCTCAGGGCacctcgcagcagctggcgatgGCACACGTGGCAGAGCCCGTCAACCCCTCCTCGTACCTGCAGCAGGCCAACGCGATGAGCAGGTGGAGCTgccagccgccgccagtgcagcagccgcaatACCCTACGCTCGACCCCGTGGCTGCTCGCGTAGCCGCCATCGatgccgaggaggcggccaTGGCTGAAGAGGAGATGGTGCTGCGAGCCAagctggtggagctgcaggtGGAACGGAAGcggcaagaggaggagcagctttACCTCAGCCACGGGTGGGCGCAGATGCTCGAGAACGAGGAGCGCTACTACACGGAGCCTGTGATCGACTTGAGGCCGGACATTATGGCGAGAGAACAGCAGTGTGCCATGCTACACaaccacctccagcaggtGGAAGCGCAGGCCCAGCACGCGCAGTCGCAGCTTCAGGGGACTGAGTACATCCTGCGCGATGCGGAGAGCTTCGAGCAGGAGCGAAGGCGGGTGCAAGACGCCTTTCAGGACgtggagcggcgccggcgcgaGTGTGTTGCTCGGGCGGAGCGTTACTTCGACGTAGAGACGAAGCGGGTCGTGGAGGGCAATAAGGCGATGCGCAAGCTGGACAGCCAGCTGCACGAGATGACGCAACACGGCCtgttggcgcagctgcaggacaaCAAccgccacctctcctccGGTCGTAGATCTGCGTCTCGCGCGGTCACCTTTGCGCCTGACAAGAGCATCGTGCTCGACTTGGGGTACGAAGAGTCCGCTTCCTCGGCAGAGCCCGTGACTATTGACGACGAGAGTTGCGGCGTAACAAGCAGCTACACCAGTGCGCACGGCACAGCTCCTCAAGACGAAGGAAACTCGGCGTACGCGTTTTGTGGACTGCCAGACGAAGACATTGGTGGCACGAGCGTTGCCTTCTCCCTGAACGACACCAAAGACTCGCTGATGAAACGGCGCAAGGTGGAGATCGCTTCCGTGTAG